The Panulirus ornatus isolate Po-2019 chromosome 46, ASM3632096v1, whole genome shotgun sequence sequence CACCCGGACTCGAACGCGGGTCCGAGGATTGTTGACGGCTCGGTTGTGTAACTCCTTCTTGTgccaagctcatcctcgcctATCGAAACCCGATCAGTAAGGCCGCTAACCCCATAGAGAAACCTTAGTAATAAGCCCTCTAAAAAGAACTTCAGTAAAACTTCTTAAAGAAGATGTTCTTGTGAAGTAACCGCAGGGTGTACTTACACCCACAATGAGAGAGGGTGTACTTACCCCCACCATGAATGAGAGAGGGTGTACTTACCCCCACCATGAGAGAAGGTGTACTTACGTAACCCCATCATGAATGAGGGTGGGTATCTAACCCCACCATGAGAGAGgactcacaacccaccctcacctaagagaatagaaaaaaaaaaaaaattccctcacATCCCAGCGCTCGGCCTGCCTCAATGGTTAAGAAAAATCTCATTGTAGGAACTCCTGCCCACAGATATACATACGTGGGGCGCTGGGGGTAACgccttaaccccctccctccctgaactaGCGTGCCACGTCattcgccgagagagagagagagagagagagagagagagagagagagagagagagagagagagagagagagagagagaggagacccttGCCCTCGGGAGGAGGGCTTCCTGCAGTGCGCCCTCTGTACACTCGGCCTTCTTCTTCAACATGTGGTTTACGGCGGGGGAATTAAAGTCTCCATTCACGGTGGGGGAGGCGGACGGCTGTAGGGGTTGTTGGAAGGCCGCCGTGGATGGAGAAACGCACGAGGGGTTGTGATGACTGGTTGTGCGTTACGCGGAGCGAGTTCCGACACTCATGTTGTACCCGTCTCCTAaacttggacaatcgcatgtttaccaaatggcgtcctagcttcgtctcttcgatgtatatcaactgactgttatatttctctcttctgtctcccccctgatgatgtgatcattacacgaaagtgcacttgggaacttatcgtgtttcattttcccagtggactcataggaatatcttgatcacgcgcaaaattgtgatcctttccaatatacccttatgtgtgtatacacaagcacacatcaGTCTAAGCCAGTCCTCATGTTTTAGACCGGCCACGAAGGGActtgagcacctgggttggatcTGGGCCTCCTGCCACGCAATTAGAATTCGAACTCAGGCGAGCCCGCACTGAGTCATGGTCACGCGAACCACTGACTCTAAGTGACACGTCCACTGCTCGCATCGTGCTGCCCTTAACGGCCTTCATAACCTGACACACCACTACAATACTTGTGGCTTCCACCAGTTGTGAGGCCCCGCGCTATGGACGCAGCGGATGAAACAAGCGAAAGACAAAGACGCGTACAAAGCCAACTGATCAACCTCTTCTTCGTATATCAAAAGTCCTTCATTAACCAGTTCCCAATACACACACGAACAGCTTCGAACCCTCTAAGTTCACTGGATAAATAATTTGTATGTGTATCTGGCCAAGGAGGCTGTGGAACGGAGGTCAGGGCGCGAGCGGCCGCCtcacacagcctggctgatcaCAAGGGCAACAAAGCGGTTTGAGTCGCAGACCGACTTAAGGAGGCAGGAAAGCCCTCACAACCCCATGATGAGGCAAGCAAGGCTGACGGAAAGATACACTTTGATGCAACAAGACATTTCGAGAATTATTAAGACATTTCGAGAATTATTAAGACAATTCTATAATTATTAAGACATTTCAAGAATTATTAAGACATTTCGATAATTATTAAAACATTTCTATAATTATTAAGACATTTCTATAATTATTAAGACATTTCTATAATTATTAAGACATTTCGAGAATTATTAAGACATTTCTATAATTATTAAGACATTTCAAGAATTATTAAGACATTTCGATAATTATTAAGACATTTCTATAATTATTAAGACATTTCTATAATTATTAAGACATTTCGAGAATCATTAGGACATTTCGAGAATCATTAAGACATTTCGAGAATTATTAAGACATTTTGAGAATCATTAAGACATCTCGAGAATTATTCAATTTCTTCAAAGACTGACAGACCGCCAATGGGGCTGGACACACTCAGATTTAAAAACGTTATGTATAACCAAGTGGACAGAAATGTAATTTCATGATAATCGCATGACGAAGCCATCCTTACAAAtgactaaataataataatgccagCGGGAAAATACAGTTGATCTAACGCAAGAATAACAACTACAAAATGATTCCTCCAGGCACAGACAAATGTAACAGAGCGTCACAGAACATTACAGACGGAGCCAAACCAGCACATCATTAACAGACCGAGAAGACACATCTCCAGAGAACACACAGACATCCCCAGAGAACACCACGACACAGACATCCCCAGAGAACACCACGACACAGACATCTCCAGAGAACACGACGACACAGACATCCCCAGAGAACACGACGACACAGACATCTTCAGAGAACACCACGACACAGACATCCCCAGAGAACACGACGACACAGACATCCCCAGAGAACACCACGACACAGACATCCCCAGAGAACACCACGACACAGACATCCCCAGAGAACCACGACACAGACATCCCCAGAGAACACCAAGACACAGACATCCCCAGAGAACACTACGACACAGACATCCCCAGAGAACACTACGACACAGACATCCCCAGAGATTACGACGACACAGACATCTCCAGAGAAAACCACGACACAGACATCCCCAGAGAACCACGACACAGACATCCCCAGAGAACACCAAGACACAGACATCCCCAGAGGACACTACGACACAGACATCCCCAGAGATTACGAAGACACAGACATCCCCAGAGAACACGACGACACAGACATCCCCATAGACAACACAGACATCCCCAGAGAACACCACGACACAGACATCCCCAGACAACCACGGATATATCCCCAGACAACAACGCAGGTCTCAAGGACACTACCCCCAAAGCGCCCGGGATACACACACATCTCCGGCTGCCACACAGAAGCCGGGATCAAACAGCCGTGTTGAACAGGACggcccccactcacacacactgatccCCGGGATGATGACTTAAAGCACCTGACAATGGCCACCGCCGGGGGCTTCAAACATCGGCAATTAACCTGACGGAGATAATTAACCCCCCACCCCGCGTTACGGTAAGACGAGGCGGCTCCGACACACGTGCACGATCCTTGGCGAGGGATTCGGTCTATCCCGACGTGGTGGTGTGACGCGATTCCCAGGGATGGATACTCGTCGTCACGCGCAGTTGTGACGGTGAACGAGAATGGCAtccctcctgcctgtctctcactgACTCACCCTCGTCATCCACCCACCTTAAAGACTCATTATCATCCACTCATCCGTACTCAACTCACCGCTTATCCTACCTGGCGTCGAACTTCGGAGGTGTTCTATCCCCCACGAGATCAGGCCTGGTCCCCAaaagctgctgggttgggtcgctggtcgaccaggctgtcgGGAGACGCGGCCCGCAGGCGCCTGGCTGGCCTGGTACGCTTTGTACAACACGCACCCAAAGCCTCCTTAAATTTCTCCGCCGTGCGTCCACCACAACGTTCCAGATGGGTGAAGGCAATACGTTGTACACTCCTGGGCTCCCGGATGTTCAAGGTATCTTCTTGCGTCTATTGTGACGGTGGTAATTATCGCAAGGGCTTCTGTTCATGCCAGAcagggagttatatatatatatatatacatgtaggatGAGGTGGAGGGGCGCCATGCCTTCCGAAGACTCTCCAAAGTGTTCATGACGACATACcttctcccgtctgcgctcccaAGCACTGCCTCATTGTTCTCAGTCATCTCCAGAAGTTCGGTTCCCTTTTTACCGGATCAATACGGCGCCCGTGAAAGATCTCTCTGATCACTTCCTAATTCTGCAGTCTTCGCCCGCCTTTGTGGTCGGGGGGACGGGCGGCGCGcgatgctaacacacacacactgaggtattCGAGGGCGTCACCGTCTTGAAAAAAACGTCATCACTTTCTTTTCTCTCGTCTTGAAAGCGCCGCAAGATCCACCCTACCAACTTCTGCGATGAGGCGATTGATATAACCAGTCCGTTCGTTCGCTGGAGTTAAGTTCGTCAGACATTACCTCCCGAGGTCTTCCACGCTGTTCGCTCCAACCTCATGACCGATTCATCTGGTGTGCTCGAGAGCAAAGGAAATAAAACCTtcctcaaccttttttttttttttttttaccgaggtCCAAGCCGCCTCATGTCTCAAAACCCTAATATCCAAATACTCTTAAGAACAAGCTGCACCGATTAATGAGGATTAAAAAACTCAAAAGATTCTATGCCATGCTCCTCACAAAGATCACAGACGACAAGATCAAATTAACGTCACTCTGGGCTCAacgcaaacaacacacacacacacacacacacatacacacacacacacacaaacacacacgaaaaaTTACACTGTATTTTCAAAGAGGCAAACAAGCCATTATATAGATACGAGTCTGCAAAAAAAAGCAAAGGTAATGAGCGACAAATCGTGTCAGTTTTAGCGAAGTGACTCATGCTGGTCAGGAAGCAGCTATTTCTGGTAATATGGTCAGCCATTTCGCGACCATTTGTTTCTTGACGAAGTTATTTTTTGGGGGGCAAGGAAGACGCCCTTCCGCCAGTAGCGTCCTAgccatgtctcttcgttgtatatccacCGTTGTTAtacatctttcttgtatcttccctaatgatgtgatgattacacgaaagtgcacttgggaacttagcgtgtttcattttccttccctcctccccatatGAGAAGCGTCATGGGAGCATTTCCCGCACCTCATTCTAACATCTTCCTCATTTCCATCCAACGCACTGCACCGACAACGGCGAGGCTTCGGCCGCTTGGAGAGTGAATCTCCCTGAACTATACCCACCACTTGTGATCGGCTCGCCGTCCACGTCGCGCCTGCTGGTGGCGACACCTCGTCCAGGTCGTCCACGCCCCTGATCCAGCAAACTGTGATGACACCCGCCTGCCCTTCAGGTTCTCGGTGACCATAAAGTCCGCCAACGGGGCTGGTAGGGGAGTCAGTCCGCCGGGGGCTTCTTCCGCTGCGCTGCGCTGCTACAGGCACAACAAGTTGCCTCTGAATCATGAGCATTCCCGAGTagggtcacctctctctctctctctctctctctctctctctctctctctctctctctctctctctcgtttccttttttttttttttgaaatgccCTTCGAAAATCCATTGCTCCTCGCTGTAAATATCGACCTCGCTTGACCCCGCCCCTCTGAACGTGACCTTCCTGACCTCACGTGACCTGCCGACTTCACATGACAGTCGCCGACCtcatgattcccccccccccctacccctccccgcATGACTCGACGGGGCATCACATGACCCGCCGATTTCACACGACTCCcacgggggaagaaaaagaaaatgtgccaCCTCCCACATGAGTCAATCGGCCTCACCTGACCTGCAGACTGCACATgaccctccctccgccaccacaTGACTGaatgccaccaccgccaccaccaccaccactccatggagagagagagagagagagagagagagagagagagagagagagagagagagagagagagagagagagagagagagagagagagagagagtacaacacTGGCAGCGCCCCCAACGTTACCCAGGGCACGTTCGCCTCAGATATTTTTCACATCAAtcaacctccctccacctgacctcAATCAACATCCCCTCACATGCATCAGGAACTCCCTCTACCGACgcgggaatacacacacacacacacacacacacacacacacacacgacagccctGGCTCCACCCAGGGACTATGGGGCGACATAGGACGAAACACAGGCAGCCACGCCAACCCGTGCATGCCAACGCGATGCGAACTTTTCAACAAACGAATGACTTCGAAAAACAACGATTTTTAACCCCCCCCCGGGCCCCCTTctaccccccctccaaaaaaaaagatatatgggtTGAGGGGTAAAAAAAGGGAGTTAACGAATGCAATCACAAGCGGATCTTGTGAACTCAAGCAATACATCAGAGACAAAGGTTATTACGGCCACAGGTTTGGTCCCAGGTCAACCCTGGGACTTGGGAGGGAACCATCCTCTCCAAAAATGTAAACACaaatatcacatgacagctaaaagaATACTTCACAATTAATTGCTATTCGTATCTAAATCAACTGAACATCTATGATCGTAAGGTTCGTTTCGATCGCATTCAATTATACAGCATCAAACTCCAACATGTAGAGTATCGGATGATTAAACTTCAACACGGACCCCCCTATACCTATCGCTGGTCCGTTATCACGTACTGGACCAACCCCTATACCTATCGCTGGTCCGTTAACACGTACTGGACCAACCCCTATACCTATCGCTGGTCCGTTAACACGTACTGGACCAACCCCGATACCTATCGCTGCCCCGTTATCATATACTGGACCAACCCCTATATCTATCGCTGGTCCGTTATGACGCACTGGACCAACCCTTATACCTATCGCTGCTCCGTTATCACGTACTGGACCAACCCCTATACCTATCGCTGGTCCGTTAACACGTACTGGACCAAACACTATATCTATCGCTGGTCCGTTATCACGTACTGGACCAACCCCGATACCTATCGCTGGTACGTTAACACGTACAGGACCAACCCCGATACCTATCGCTGGTCCGTTATCACGTACTGGACCAACCCCTATATCTATCGCTGGTCCGTTATCACGTACTGGACCAACCCCTATATCTATCGCTGGTCCGTTATCACGTACTGGAACAAACCCTATACCTATCGCTGGTCCGTTATGACGTACTGGACTAACCATCATAATTCAAGAGGAGGGGGACTTCGAAGGTAGTtcggtaaggctgtatcatccgTCTGTCGACGTTAAGAACttcctcactccaaagaagtcccatcaccttccctgctactggacgtagcgcagccctgAAGCCCCTTGACTACGAAAGGCGGGAGGGGGGTCCCGGAATTACGACTTCCCACGAAGTCACACACGAAACACTCCGGCTCGGCCGCTTCTTTTCCTCCGCGAACACAGAAGAGACACCATTCCAAGCCTAAACCTCATAGAAGGTGCTTTGAAAAGTGGTCTATCTTTACGACTCCGGCAGATCCAATGCCACCCCTACGCATAcagtcaccctcaccctcctccgacAAGATAGACCCAGCCCCTCCATCCCCATGAACGGTAATCCTAAAAATACACTTCCAAGCTTAAGAGCGCAGAACTTGACATATCTCCTCCATCAGCAGAGGAGATCAGCTATTCTCAACACACTCTGCCCGGTCATTAATTTGTAACGAAGATGTACGAAGATAAGACACAACcatcagtgtttgtgtgtgtgtgtgtgtgtgtgtgatatgtatacacacacacccacccacaccgtaCACTATGCCAACTGTTGACCCCACACAGACATGTGTTAGTGAGGCTCATAGCACGACTGTGTCACGCTGTTACCTAACACTGTTAGTGAGGTTTATAACACGACTGTGTCATGCTGTCACCTTCGTAACACGATTGTGTCACGCTGTTGCCTTCGTAACACGACTGTGTCACGCTGTTGCCTTCGTAACACGACTGTGTCACGCTGTTGCCTTCGTAACACGACTGTGTCACGCTGTTGCCTTCGTAACACGACTGTGTCACGCTGTTGCCTTCGTAACACGACTGCGTCATGCTGTTATCTAACACTGTTAGTGAGGTTTATAACAAGACTGTGTCATGCTGTTACCTTCGTAACACGACTGTGTCACGCTGTGTTACCTAAAACGACCGTGTAGTGTTAATATctaacaccagtgtgtgtgtgtgtgtgtgtgtgtgtgtgtgtgtgtgtgtgtgtgtgcaaactctACTCTCATCTgcgttcgctatttcccacgagaGGCAGGTATCGGCAGAAACAGACAGACGAGCCTTAGGAGCAAAATACCTCACAAggctccttcctctgctctttcctggaagtaataatacaggagaggagaacTTCCCCACTCCCGCTCCTCTCTGTCGCTCTCAGCGACACGCGGGAGGAGCGAGGGGCAGTGTCCTTCCGCACCTCTctgtatataatataatataatataatataatataatatatatatatatatatatatatatatatatatatccaaacagcGTAAACCATATGCGAGACGCCTGCAGCAACCAGTAACGTGGATCCCATCTCAAGGCACGGAGCGGCTGAGCCAATGTCCAGGACTGACACCAGCCAGAGTCAAAGTCGAGAACAGCACGACAGCAAAATCTACCGTTGGTAGCGGCTTAACTTACACGAGCAGCGTCGCAGTACCGTCAGACACCCCCCCACTAtaaagcatatgtgtgtgtgtgtgtgtgtgtgtgagcgagccCGCATGACCATGCACCTCACACCACGCGTCCGTTCTGCGACTATATCAAAGCAGGAAATGTACGTGGGTCATTCTACGTGATAGGCTAAAGGGGGGATAAGGCCATCCCTTCACAAGGGACAGGGGCTCGTTGGACACTAATGCCTCGCCGGTCTTTAAGTTAACCTGGCCTTTCTGTAGAAGGAAAACACCGTAGGGAGAAATGGGTgcgagtgggagagggaggtgtaaACGTTCCACGGGTTTAGCTGCggaaggaaagaaatagacgACGGATGCGTCTGGGCCCCTCGAGCTCCTGACGATCGGCAGGGTACAAGCAAGGCGTGGTGGGCTATCGGGTGCGACGCGGGCTGCCCGGCACTGCGTGACTTTCCCAGAAGAGGAACCACACGAGCAGTCAACTCATTTTAGCTTTCACGAGCATTtccaattaccttttttttttccctctcctcctcctcccactctcccctctccccatgcgACCCGCCCACACCAAAAGACTGTTCAATACCCAGGTAGACCACACAGGGGCcggcggtgggaggaggaggaggaggagagggcctgTGCCACCCTGGGAATGCCAGCTTACAGCTGCGGCTGATGGTTAATGTCCACACGATGGGTAATGGCGCAGTACAATCAATACCTGATACTTGCCGGGAtcccaacccttgagcacgacggtaggagccTTGAGAACGAgtgcgccccttgagcacgacggtcggagGCTAGGGAACGAgtgcgccccttgagcacgacggtcggagGCTAGGGAACGAgtgcgccccttgagcacgacggtcggagGCTAGGGAACGAGtgcaccccttgagcacgacggtcggagGCTAGGGAACGAgtgcgccccttgagcacgacggtcggagGCTAGGAAATGAGtgtgccccttgagcacgacggtcggagccttgaaaatgagtgcgccccttgagcacgacggtcggacccttgaacacaacagtatcacccttgagcacgacggtcagagCCTTGAacgcgatagtacgacccttgaacacgacggtcggacccttgaacgcgaccaaacaatccttgaacaccatggcacaacccttgaattCGACGATAGGATACCCATGGACTGGACCGTCGTAcgcgaggggtcgtaccgtcgcactgcaCCGTCGTGCTAGTAAGACTAACGTTGTTTTgcaatgaccttttttttttccacttctacCGCGACGCACTGCCCGTAAACGAGTGAGGGTAAGAACAgatacaaacacccacacaaacagATATAAACTCCCACGCAAACAGGTACAaacacccacgcaaatatacaaaaacCTACAAAAGACATgtaaacacccacacaaccagggacagacacacatacaaacacacataaacgcctacacatacatataaacacccacacagacagatataaacaCCCACGCAGACAGATATAAACACCCACGCAGACAGATATAAACACCCACGCAAACAGGTAAATTACAACCCTGAACAAGAACAGAGTCATGTACACCAAAATCAGTTCAAAGTACaaactgaaacaaaaaaaaatcatatgacaaAATTCAGCGGCAAACAACTATGCCCCAGTTCAGTCTGGCACATCCGTACAAACCTTACAACCATGTAACATCACGTTGAAGTAATACAACCACGACCATTACAACTATGAGATTACAACTACACTAAAAACACCGACGCAGAAGTGGTGGTGGCCAAGGCTACGAGGTGCCACAAATAAAATAAAACCATATTAATCAAAGGACAGCTATGAGGCGAATAGCCAAGCCATTTACAACCGTACAACCACGCCCGGtacaaccacatatatatatatataaaaccggaTCAAATCCAGTTACACTGAGTTAAACCAGCTTACGTTCAACCAGCTGGAGCAAAACTGGTTAAATACATTCCGGTGGGGGAACAGAGTCATCAGAAACAGCTCCACAACCAAGTTAGCACAACCTGGTCTACCCACGAGGCGACTACAACTAGGTAAATACAACCTTACGTATCCAGCAGGGAGCCACAACCCCCACGTATCCAACAGGGAGCCACAACCAGGAATATACAACCCCACGTATCCAACAGGAAGGCACAGCCCCACGTATCCAACAGGGAGCCACAACCCCATGTATCCAGCAGGGAGCCACAACCCCTCGTATCCAACAGGGAGCCACAACCCCACGTATCCAACAGGGAGCCACAACCCCTCGTATCCAACAGGGAGCCACAACCCCACGTATCCAGCAAGGAGCCACACCCCCACAGTATCCAGCAGGGAGCCACAACCCCACGTATCCAGCAGAGCCACAACCACACGTATCCAACAGGGAGCCACAACCCCACGTATCCAGCATGGAGCCACAATCCCACGTATCCAGCAGGAAGCCACAGCCCCACGTATCCAGCAGGGAGCCACAACCCCACGTATCCAGCAGGGAGCCACAACCCCACGTATCCAGCAGGGAGGGAGTCGTGGCCACCAGCTCCAATATGCACAGCCCTCCAGCTCCAGCTAAAGCCACGTACATGGACAGAATTGCAAGTTCGTTTATAATCCTCAACCTGCACAAACATTGATTTGAAATAAAACTtttcgtgcctctctctctctctctctctctctctctctctctctctctctctctctctctcagtgtgtgtgtatgtgtgtgtgtgtgtgtgtaggtcggtATCCAGCCTTGCTAACTATGTTAGCCTACGTCTACACCGAACGAACAAAGGCATCCCTCTGAAGTAATACAGTGACACTTacatttcaccttccacacacacacacacacacacacacacacacacacacacacgagtaccgAGCCTCCTGGATAAGAGAGACGGTCTGTCTACCGGCAtatatcagaccagctgtcaagtatttCGATAAGGAAAATacacagcaagctgttcatacccTACATACGGCCAAAATTAGAATAGGGGGCCTTCCCAAGTCTTTAAGAGCAAACAgaaaaggtccagaagaggggCTACAAAGACGGTACCAGGCTTAAAAGaggtaagttacagggaaaggcttaaGAAAGCTTTAAATCAAGCTTTCCTCCACGAAATAGGGAAGAGTGAGCGATGATATGCATGCTACCCACACCTGAATGATGACGAGAGACAGTGAGCGACCAGCCAGACCTCTGTGGGGAACAGAGGTTAGAAATCTAACAGAGGACAggacacgaaattaagcaagagaccTGCTATAAAGAAACACGTAAATGAGTCCATTGTACTCCTCTTCCAGtacaggagtggtggatgaatgggacaaGTGAATGAGAATGAGGTAAATGTGGCCAGCATAAGGAAGCTCAAAAGGTTGGGCGATATTGGAGGTCGTTCTAAGCTCCAAGAGTGTGAAATTCCTCCCACTGATCGGCCTTTCTctaggggaggaggatgaacagctgggttgcctgtgtgCCGGGAGCCGAGCCCAGAATTTTCGAACGTAGGAGGGCCGGTATGTACATCACGGTCGGTGATGCAAATCAtttacaccacagaggcccgtgtgtgtgtgtgtgtgtgtgtgtgtgtgtgtgtgtgtgtgtgtgtgtgtgtgtgtttatccaacAGAGAAACGCTCTTCGCGAAGTTTGCACGCTATTTTGACGTCATTAAGAAGCCtgttcctcttatatatatatatatatatatatatatatatatatatatatatatatatatatatatatatatatatatatatattcgtctgagtccacggggaaatgaaacacgataagttcccaagtgcactttcgtgtaataatcacatcatcaggggagacacaagagagaaatataacagtcagttgatatacaacgaagagacgtacctaggacgccatttggtcaacaagtggtgtgtgtgtctatatatatatatatatatatatatatatatatatatatatatatatatatatatatatatatatatatatatattaaaaagggtTCTCCTGAAGAATTCCGTGCGTTTCCTCAAAAATGACCCTTGccacaggagagactgagtcctGACCACTCAAAGGGTTGAAAGGACAAAGTGAAAGAGTTGAGAGTGGCGAAGAACCACAGGCTACGAGCGACAAAGTGGCcttgtgcgcgcacacacacacacacacacacacacacacacacacacacacacacacacacatagcacatcGGTACAGTTCTACGAAACGCACATAGGGATGGAATCGCATGGTCCAACCCTTCAATATCAGATTACCCGTTCCCTTCCCaaaagggagggatggg is a genomic window containing:
- the LOC139763347 gene encoding uncharacterized protein, with translation MTAWPEVVLTKYNGTFRFKDDILVYMVMTDDERKSVTEHYRRSQTSTSLTDREDTSPENTQTSPENTTTQTSPENTTTQTSPENTTTQTSPENTTTQTSSENTTTQTSPENTTTQTSPENTKTQTSPENTTTQTSPENTTTQTSPEITTTQTSPEKTTTQTSPENHDTDIPREHQDTDIPRGHYDTDIPRDYEDTDIPREHDDTDIPIDNTDIPREHHDTDIPRQPRIYPQTTTQVSRTLPPKRPGYTHISGCHTEAGIKQPC